The Eschrichtius robustus isolate mEscRob2 chromosome 16, mEscRob2.pri, whole genome shotgun sequence DNA segment ACCCCATGCTCTGtccttcttccttcctgggcATCTCCTGTGTCTTCACCTCCTCCTCTATTCTCCTCCTTCCCAGGAGTGCTCGAGGCCCCACAATGGGCGCTGGATTGGATGTTTGGCAACTGACTCCGACTGGATGGTGAGCCGGGCAGAGTGCAGGATGGGTTGGCAGCTCCGGGCCCTGTCCAGCTGAGGGCCTGTGGTTCACGGCGGCTGGGGACCCCCACCTTTCTGCCCAGGTCTGTGGAGGTGGCCCAGCACTAACCCTCTGGCACCTTCGATCCTCCACACCCACCACCATCTTCCCCATGCGGGCACCACAGAAACACGTTACCTTCTACCAGGACCTGGTGAGGCCCTCTGTCTTGCTTCCGCCAGCCCTGTCCTGCTCCCCCTGCAGCCCTGAACCCTGAGACCCCTCCTTGTCTTCCACAGATTCTATCAGCTGGACAGGGTCGCTGTGTCAATCAGTGGCAGCTGAGCGGGGAGCTCAAGGCCCAGGTGCCTGGCTCCTCCCCAGGGCTGCTAAGCCTCAGCCTCAACCAGCAACCAGCAGCCCCTGAGTGCAAGGTGGGTTCAGCAAGGGGCAGTGGGGATCCTGGGAGGCCAGGGTGTGTGGACAGGTCAGTCACTCCCCTCTTGCCTCTAGGTCCTGACAGCCGCAGGCAACAGCTGCAGGGTGGATGTCTTTACCAATCTGGGCTACCGAGCTTTCTCCCTGTCCTTCTGACCTCCAGCAACACCCCCACCTCCATCTCAGGGGTTTggagtggtttgtttttttcttttttttatgctaataaaattttgggcttttttttttcatgtgcttttttcccAAGAATGGAGGCCAAGTCGGTGCAATGATTTATATATTACTCTGTCTGATCTTAATACATAAATACCTACCCTCACCCCTGTCCTGGAGTATGCTGGGGGCCAGGGGGCCTAGTCCCTGGAAAAGATAGACCTATATAGATTTGAAAAACAGCTCTGCCACACCTGCCCCTGCCACCCACCTGGGGTCCCTGGCCCCCAAAGCTGGCCCCTGCTCCCGGTGAGCCCTTGCCCAGCCTCTCGGGGTGGAGAGGGCACCAGCCGCCTTTGGCAGACAGTCGGGGCCCGTCGCTCCGTTGACCAGAAGAGGAAAGTGAGCCAAAGAGGGCAAAGGTGGCCCCCTTGACCGGGCGCTCAGGTCCTTCGGAAGAGGTTGCTGAAGAAGCCGCCGGCGGGCCCAGGGCCCAGGCGCAGCGAGAAGCGCGGCGGGGCGCGGCTCGGGGCGGATCCAGCCACACTCAGCTCTTTCTGGCGTTGTGATAGCAGCTGCTGTGCGATGACCACCTGCATGTCCTCCTGCGGGCAGGGCGGCCGGGCCGGCGGGTCGGGTCAGCGTTCGGCCCCGCCCctgccggccccgccccgccctgtcggccccgccggccccgcccctcaCCTGCCAGGCCTCCAGCTCTTGCGTCAGCGCCACCTTCTGGCGGATGGTGCGAAGCAGCTCCCGGGAGAGGGAGTCCCGCTCCAGAGAAACGCGGCTGAGCTCCAGGGACAGTTCCAGGGACCTGCAAGGGAGAGGGGCAGAGAGCAGGTCCGAGGGCGCTGGGGCCTCAGCGAACAGGGGTGGTTGGGGGCTCCTGGACCCAGGCGGGAGTGAGGCCGCTAATACCGAAACCAGGGAGGTTAGAGGGCCCTTGCGGCGGAGTGGGGACAATTACAGCACTCGCGTGAGGGAATCCGAAACCCAGAAAGGCCAGAGTGTCTTGGGGGCCTGTAGCCCCCCCCTGGGGCGGTGGTGGGTGGTGGCAGATGCTCACTTGTTCACGGCCTCGTCCCGATCCGAGAGGGCGCCGCTTAAGACCTCCTCGGGATCCTCATGCGCCCGCAGTTCCTTCTGCCTGTGCAGCTCCTCCCGCAGGGACCGTAGCTCTTCCCCCTGCAGCGCCATCTGCGGACAGGGTAAGGTGCAGAAAGGCAGGTAGGCCCGAGTGTCCCAGCTCTTGCTCTTCTAGGCAGCCTGGACTCCAGCTCGCCgccctcccgcccccacccccatccccgcgTGCTCCACAAACAACCCAGACAGCTGTGGTCCTGTGCTGGAGATGAATCTTCtgagcacctagaggggtggggttggTCGGGGCTAGATGGGTGGTATAAGCCTGCAGGAAGGATGCATGGAGAAGCATTGGGAGGTGGGACTAAAGAGGCAGTGTAGTCCAGGAactcttcctggaggaggtgacatacAGGCTGGCTCTTCAAACATGATTGCAAGTTTTTTGGGATGAAGGGCTATCCAGGTAGAGGGGAATTCGTGGGCAGAGGCTCCGAGATGTAGATGGGAAAGAGAAACTGACATTGAGAAGGGCTTTGCGTCCAGTACTATGCTTCTCCCACCTCATCCTGCAACCGGACCACTTCCGCCTCCTTCTCTTCCAGTATCTCCGCTGGGCTCAGGGATGCTCGCTTCCTGGGAGGCTCCAACCTCTGCTCCTGGGGCGAAGGCTGGTGGCTGGATGCCTCTTGGGTCTCCGGGGACAGAGTGGCCTGTTCACCAAAGAAGCTAGTCAGTGCAGTGTCGAACCTCgtgggaaaaaaaggaggggCGGAGTCTGCAGCCCTCCTGGATGGTACGTGTGGAGGCTGGTGGGCCGAGAGCTCACCAGAGCATCTCCGCGTCCGTCCGCGTTCTGGTCTTGGTCCTTGTCGCTGTCGAGGCTATGGGCAAGCTCTAACTGCAGCGAGGCTCCCGAGATGTTGGCGTCCTGGAGGCGCGACTCCTCCTCCAGCTCCGAGACCCGCCGCTGCAGCCTCCGCAGCGCACTCAGTGCCTCCCCCGCCTCGGAGCGCGCGAGTTCCAGCTGCGACCGACCCACCACAGAGCGAAACAAGGGCGGTCAGCCAGGTGCTCCCGCCACCGGCATCCCGCGGCCGGCCCACAGGGGGCGCCGGCGCGCCGCAGAGAGTCAGGCAGCCCCGCGCGTCCACGCAGCCCAGCGCTGAAGTTGGCTCCCACTCCCGGATCGCTGGGCTGCCTTGGGCCGCGCAGTTCCCCTCGGCAGACACCAATTTCCTCCCCTATAAAGCAGGGCGCCGATGGGCGCCCCGGCTTCAAAGTCTCCCATCACCCTCCCTCCAGTCCCACCCCACCAGGTCACCTCGAAAAGCCCTACCCCCTCCCCCGACCATACCGGTCTACCTTCTAACTCTCTCACTAATGCTATCATCCAGCATTGACTGATCCTTTCTTCTAAGCTGGGCAATGTGCTGAGTGTCTCACACCCTTACCACAGCCATGTACCATTACCA contains these protein-coding regions:
- the BICDL2 gene encoding BICD family-like cargo adapter 2, with amino-acid sequence MSSPEGPSFPSGLLSGGTSPSGNEGFFPFMLEQRDSFLGGGPRPEEPEDLALQLQQKEKDLLLAAELGKMLLERNEELQRQLEMLSAQHSEHEERLQQENHELRRGLAARGAEWEARIVELEGDVEALRAQLGEQRSEQQDSGRERARTLSELSEQNLRLSQQLAQASQTEQELQRELDGLRGQCQAQALAGAELRTRLECLQGENQMLQTRRQDLEAQIRGLCEEVEKGQGRLQATHEELLLLRRERREHSLELELARSEAGEALSALRRLQRRVSELEEESRLQDANISGASLQLELAHSLDSDKDQDQNADGRGDALATLSPETQEASSHQPSPQEQRLEPPRKRASLSPAEILEEKEAEVVRLQDEMALQGEELRSLREELHRQKELRAHEDPEEVLSGALSDRDEAVNKSLELSLELSRVSLERDSLSRELLRTIRQKVALTQELEAWQEDMQVVIAQQLLSQRQKELSVAGSAPSRAPPRFSLRLGPGPAGGFFSNLFRRT